A stretch of Crossiella cryophila DNA encodes these proteins:
- a CDS encoding phosphopantetheine-binding protein: protein MTHEAVLSDIGVMLHKVLGEYGLDEVEVTMDSTFHDDLELESIDLVALAGQLEERYGSRVNFAEFIAELELDQIIALTVGQLVDYVVGALDGGN, encoded by the coding sequence ATGACGCATGAGGCCGTGCTGTCCGACATCGGCGTGATGCTGCACAAGGTCCTGGGCGAATACGGCCTGGACGAGGTCGAGGTCACCATGGACTCGACCTTCCACGACGACCTGGAACTGGAGAGCATCGACCTGGTCGCGCTCGCCGGTCAGCTGGAGGAGCGCTACGGCTCCCGGGTCAACTTCGCCGAGTTCATCGCCGAACTCGAACTCGATCAGATCATCGCGCTGACCGTCGGCCAGCTCGTCGACTACGTGGTCGGCGCGCTGGACGGGGGGAACTGA
- a CDS encoding alpha/beta fold hydrolase, translating to MQANGIRMHVQRMAARNTTAANPPTVVFIHGIGTDSLASFYFTLAGPVAAAGHQVVAYDLRGHGRSERTENGYRVADSVADLAALLDELEIAGPVHLVGNSFGGTVSFSFAATFPERVASLVVIESEPTSDEWSAKMGSLLGRARAQLQHAEALEWITENRGGHTSKLAKAAGRMLHTTAIADELPTGPILTAEQVGAIGVPVLAVFGSESDLVEQAPILEAALPHCRTVIVPGQEHSVLVEAPKVMRELLLDWLTEHGAKVAV from the coding sequence GTGCAGGCCAACGGCATCCGGATGCACGTGCAGCGGATGGCGGCCCGCAACACCACGGCGGCGAACCCGCCGACCGTGGTGTTCATCCACGGCATCGGCACCGACAGCCTGGCCAGCTTCTACTTCACCCTGGCCGGGCCGGTGGCCGCCGCCGGGCACCAGGTCGTGGCCTATGACCTGCGCGGCCACGGTCGCAGCGAACGCACCGAGAACGGCTACCGGGTCGCGGACTCGGTGGCCGACCTGGCCGCGTTGCTGGACGAACTGGAGATCGCCGGACCGGTGCACCTGGTCGGGAACTCCTTCGGTGGCACGGTGTCCTTCAGCTTCGCCGCCACCTTTCCGGAGCGGGTGGCCAGCCTGGTGGTGATCGAATCCGAGCCGACCAGCGACGAGTGGTCGGCCAAGATGGGTTCGCTGCTGGGGCGGGCGCGGGCGCAGTTGCAGCACGCCGAGGCCCTGGAGTGGATCACCGAGAACCGCGGCGGGCACACCTCCAAACTGGCCAAGGCGGCCGGAAGGATGTTGCACACCACCGCGATCGCCGACGAACTGCCCACCGGGCCGATCCTGACCGCCGAGCAGGTCGGTGCGATCGGGGTGCCGGTGCTCGCGGTCTTCGGCAGCGAATCCGATCTCGTCGAGCAGGCGCCGATCCTGGAAGCCGCGTTGCCGCACTGCCGCACGGTGATCGTGCCGGGGCAGGAGCACTCGGTGCTGGTCGAGGCGCCCAAGGTGATGCGCGAACTACTCCTGGACTGGCTGACCGAACACGGGGCGAAGGTCGCGGTGTGA
- a CDS encoding glycosyltransferase: MKVLFVVPPLFGHVNPTIGLGAALTARGHQVAWAGHGEFVRQLTGEDALVYDCAVPAEVEDRPADLRGPGALKFLWEKFLVPLTESMLPDVEAAIGEYRPDLLVVDQQAMAGALAALRLGLPWVTSATTSAEFTDPLRGMPKVVEWVQETMAGMRARAAVAAEVDLRYSPHLTLAFTTRELVGELDSAFDNVAFVGPSITERPDHTPFPWDRLDERARVLISLGTANADAGARFLAEAAAGMGELADRVQAVLVDPGGSVKSAPDNVIVLPRVPQLALLPHLSAVLCHAGHNTVCEALGHGLPLVVAPIRDDQPVIAQQVVDAGAGIRLRFTRSTAGHIRDAVATVLDEPGHREAARSIADSFTAAGGSPAAASRLEELAAQAVPTAIGRISE; the protein is encoded by the coding sequence GTGAAGGTACTTTTCGTGGTCCCGCCACTGTTCGGGCATGTCAACCCGACCATCGGGCTCGGCGCGGCCCTCACCGCGCGCGGGCACCAGGTGGCCTGGGCGGGACACGGCGAGTTCGTCCGGCAGCTCACCGGCGAGGACGCGCTGGTCTATGACTGCGCCGTCCCGGCCGAGGTCGAGGACCGGCCCGCGGACCTGCGCGGGCCGGGGGCGCTGAAGTTCCTGTGGGAGAAGTTCCTGGTCCCGCTCACCGAGTCGATGTTGCCCGACGTCGAGGCCGCCATCGGCGAGTACCGGCCGGATCTGCTGGTGGTGGACCAGCAGGCGATGGCCGGGGCACTGGCGGCGTTGCGGCTCGGCCTGCCCTGGGTGACCTCGGCGACCACCTCGGCGGAGTTCACCGATCCGTTGCGGGGCATGCCGAAGGTCGTCGAATGGGTCCAGGAGACCATGGCCGGGATGCGGGCGCGGGCGGCGGTGGCCGCCGAGGTCGACCTGCGTTACTCCCCGCACCTCACCCTCGCCTTCACCACCAGGGAACTGGTGGGGGAACTGGATTCCGCGTTCGACAACGTCGCCTTCGTCGGCCCGTCGATCACCGAACGTCCTGACCACACACCGTTTCCGTGGGATCGCCTCGACGAGCGAGCCAGGGTGCTGATCAGCCTGGGCACCGCGAACGCCGACGCGGGCGCCCGGTTCCTCGCCGAGGCCGCCGCCGGGATGGGCGAGCTGGCCGACCGGGTGCAGGCGGTGCTGGTCGACCCGGGTGGCAGCGTGAAGTCCGCGCCGGACAACGTGATCGTGCTGCCCAGGGTGCCCCAGCTCGCGCTACTGCCGCACCTGAGCGCTGTGCTCTGCCACGCCGGGCACAACACCGTCTGCGAGGCACTCGGCCACGGCCTGCCCCTGGTGGTGGCGCCGATCCGGGACGACCAGCCGGTGATCGCCCAGCAGGTCGTCGACGCCGGGGCCGGGATCCGCTTGCGCTTCACCAGGTCGACCGCCGGGCACATCCGGGACGCCGTCGCCACCGTTCTCGACGAGCCGGGCCACCGCGAGGCCGCCCGGAGCATCGCCGACTCCTTCACCGCCGCCGGTGGCTCCCCAGCCGCCGCGTCGCGCTTGGAGGAACTCGCCGCACAGGCAGTACCCACCGCCATCGGGAGGATCTCCGAGTGA
- a CDS encoding class I SAM-dependent methyltransferase, producing MSPRSTARTWLRRGVQAALLAGLVLDTAALRRRVAALRTLPERPAPGDDRYRLLHADGVTVDGPTLNAARAHAKAEGLCALELVPRDLPTAQALDLLRTVDPATYRTDRQAKGAGAWHAVLADDGVLRAVGYPAEHVSRDAAELGQAAAKLKLHAPDGTDLVVSPRLTSAPEIVEDDARILARLLGRKTGGELGPRLGWLAILAGSSVLGPGWAAALLAAWSAQPAVVFAGSRSLKPVDLFSYSLRRVVAEPKRLLAAMSEARLSTSDDLDPVTRLRPDYLAELADGVDRFFEPRRRDCPWCGSANLATHLKLPDLLQHKPGEFTLDRCRACTHIFQNPRLTIAGLDFYYRDFYDGLGEDKLDKLFAARGIAYRPRAEMLKPFAEPESWLDVGTGHGHFCNAAREVWPQTTFDGLDITEGVELAEHRGWVDRGYRGLFPELAADIHESYDVVSMYHYLEHSRDPRQELEAALKVLKAGGHLMIEVPDPESRWGKLLGKWWLPWLQPQHLHFVPIGNLREALSEMGFTVVAEQRGEPHEPIDLVGAAWNAVNHFAPRDDVPWAPQPPTAGAKAGRAATMIAAAPALLTAALTDRVLSPLSKRYGGSSAYRLLARKD from the coding sequence GTGAGCCCGCGTTCCACTGCCCGGACCTGGCTGCGCCGTGGCGTCCAGGCCGCGCTCCTGGCCGGACTGGTGCTCGACACCGCCGCCCTGCGCCGCCGCGTCGCCGCGTTGCGCACCCTGCCGGAACGCCCGGCCCCCGGCGACGACCGGTACCGCCTGCTGCACGCCGACGGCGTCACCGTGGACGGCCCCACCCTCAACGCCGCCCGCGCGCACGCCAAGGCCGAGGGCCTGTGCGCCCTCGAACTCGTGCCCCGCGACCTGCCCACCGCGCAGGCCCTGGACCTGTTGCGCACCGTGGACCCGGCCACCTACCGCACCGACCGGCAGGCCAAGGGCGCCGGGGCCTGGCACGCGGTGCTCGCCGACGACGGCGTGCTGCGCGCGGTGGGCTATCCGGCCGAGCACGTCAGCCGGGACGCCGCCGAACTCGGCCAGGCCGCGGCCAAACTCAAACTGCACGCCCCCGACGGCACCGACCTGGTGGTCAGCCCCCGGCTCACCAGCGCCCCGGAGATCGTCGAGGACGACGCGCGCATCCTGGCCCGGCTGCTCGGCCGCAAGACCGGCGGCGAACTCGGGCCCCGGCTGGGCTGGCTGGCCATCCTGGCCGGCAGCTCGGTGCTCGGCCCCGGCTGGGCCGCCGCGCTGCTGGCCGCCTGGTCCGCGCAACCGGCCGTGGTCTTCGCCGGCAGCCGCAGCCTCAAGCCGGTGGACCTGTTCTCCTACAGCCTGCGCCGGGTGGTGGCCGAGCCGAAACGGTTGCTGGCCGCCATGTCCGAGGCCCGACTGTCCACATCGGACGATCTGGACCCGGTGACCCGGCTGCGCCCGGACTACCTGGCCGAACTCGCCGACGGCGTCGACCGCTTCTTCGAGCCGCGCCGCCGGGACTGCCCGTGGTGCGGCAGCGCCAACCTGGCCACCCACCTGAAACTGCCGGACCTGTTGCAGCACAAGCCCGGCGAGTTCACCCTGGACCGCTGCCGGGCCTGCACGCACATCTTCCAGAACCCGCGCCTGACCATCGCCGGACTGGACTTCTACTACCGGGACTTCTACGACGGTCTCGGCGAGGACAAGCTGGACAAGCTCTTCGCCGCCCGCGGCATCGCCTACCGCCCCCGTGCCGAGATGCTCAAACCCTTCGCCGAACCCGAATCCTGGCTCGACGTCGGCACCGGCCACGGCCACTTCTGCAACGCCGCCCGCGAGGTGTGGCCGCAGACCACCTTCGACGGCCTGGACATCACCGAGGGCGTCGAACTCGCCGAACACCGCGGCTGGGTCGACCGCGGCTACCGAGGGCTGTTCCCGGAACTGGCCGCGGACATCCACGAGAGCTACGACGTGGTCAGCATGTACCACTACCTGGAGCACAGCCGCGACCCGCGCCAGGAACTGGAGGCCGCGCTCAAGGTGCTCAAGGCCGGTGGCCACCTGATGATCGAGGTGCCGGACCCGGAATCACGCTGGGGCAAGCTGCTCGGCAAGTGGTGGCTGCCCTGGCTGCAGCCGCAGCACCTGCATTTCGTGCCGATCGGCAACCTGCGGGAAGCGCTGTCGGAGATGGGTTTCACCGTGGTCGCCGAACAACGCGGCGAACCGCACGAGCCCATCGACCTGGTCGGCGCGGCCTGGAACGCGGTCAACCACTTCGCCCCGCGCGACGACGTGCCGTGGGCGCCGCAGCCGCCGACCGCGGGGGCCAAGGCTGGCCGGGCGGCGACGATGATCGCGGCCGCCCCCGCGCTGCTGACCGCGGCGCTGACCGACCGGGTGCTGTCCCCGCTGTCCAAGCGCTACGGCGGTTCCAGCGCCTACCGGCTGCTCGCCCGCAAGGACTGA
- a CDS encoding ASCH domain-containing protein, with translation MPRYRLARLPLIRRVPGMDLDGLSKAEFGFPGPLRDRLVAAILAGAKTTTSALVLSYQAVGEPLPVAGQREVVVDSADRPVAVIELTEVRVLRLAEVDLRHALDEGEGDESLAQWRAGHEEFWHSPEVRAELGDPGFTVDDDTLVLTQRFRLLTPV, from the coding sequence ATGCCCCGATATCGACTTGCCCGCCTGCCGCTGATCCGTAGGGTGCCCGGCATGGATCTCGACGGGCTGTCCAAGGCCGAGTTCGGCTTCCCCGGTCCGCTGCGCGACCGCCTGGTGGCCGCCATCCTCGCCGGTGCGAAGACCACCACCTCCGCCCTGGTGCTCAGTTACCAGGCAGTGGGCGAGCCGCTGCCGGTGGCCGGGCAGCGGGAGGTAGTGGTGGACTCGGCGGACCGCCCGGTGGCGGTGATCGAGCTGACCGAGGTGCGGGTGCTGCGGCTGGCCGAGGTCGACCTCCGGCACGCCCTGGACGAGGGCGAGGGCGACGAGTCCCTGGCCCAGTGGCGGGCCGGGCACGAGGAGTTCTGGCACAGCCCGGAAGTACGCGCTGAGCTGGGTGATCCGGGGTTCACCGTGGACGACGACACCCTGGTGCTCACCCAGCGGTTCCGGCTGCTGACCCCGGTCTGA
- a CDS encoding ABC transporter ATP-binding protein — MAGDPAVRIRGLRKTYQRTPAVQDVDLDIEHGEIFALLGPNGAGKTTTIEILEGYRDRDGGTVSVLGADPAKAGLGWRRRIGVVLQENGDFPELTVGEVLNHFACYYPDARDPDELLEAVGLTDKRDSRVHRLSGGQRRRLDVALGIIGNPRLLFLDEPTTGFDPAVRRQFWELISGLRAADTTILLTTHYLDEAEFLADRVAVIAAGKLVDVATPRQLGGRDREQATVAWTDAEGTHEVRTGNPTRTVGELAARYHGDVPELSVRRPSLEDTYLQLIGGAR; from the coding sequence ATGGCTGGAGACCCGGCGGTCCGGATCCGCGGACTGCGCAAGACCTACCAACGGACCCCGGCGGTCCAGGACGTCGACCTCGACATCGAGCACGGCGAGATCTTCGCCCTGCTCGGCCCGAACGGGGCGGGCAAGACCACCACCATCGAGATCCTCGAGGGCTACCGGGACCGCGACGGCGGCACCGTCTCCGTGCTCGGCGCCGACCCGGCCAAGGCGGGCCTGGGCTGGCGCAGGCGGATCGGCGTGGTGCTGCAGGAGAACGGGGACTTCCCCGAACTCACCGTCGGCGAGGTCCTCAACCACTTCGCCTGCTACTACCCCGACGCCCGCGACCCCGACGAACTCCTCGAAGCGGTCGGCCTGACCGACAAACGCGACTCCCGGGTGCACCGGCTCTCCGGCGGTCAACGGCGCAGGCTCGACGTGGCCCTTGGCATCATCGGCAACCCACGCCTGCTCTTCCTGGACGAACCCACCACCGGCTTCGACCCGGCCGTGCGCCGCCAGTTCTGGGAACTGATCAGCGGACTGCGCGCCGCCGACACCACCATCCTGCTCACCACCCACTACCTCGATGAGGCCGAGTTCCTCGCCGACCGGGTCGCGGTCATCGCCGCCGGGAAGCTGGTGGACGTGGCCACCCCGCGCCAGCTCGGCGGCCGGGACCGGGAACAGGCCACGGTGGCCTGGACCGACGCCGAGGGCACCCACGAGGTGCGCACCGGCAACCCCACCCGCACCGTCGGCGAACTCGCCGCCCGCTACCACGGCGACGT